Genomic segment of Candidatus Neomarinimicrobiota bacterium:
AACCAAATTGCTGGAAGTTGTCCGTCCCATATTTTTTAATACAAGTCTGGGTGAGGTTCGCATTGGTTTTAAAGCGGATACCTTGATGAGTCTAAAAAGTCAAATTTTATATCAAATTCTCATTCGCTCCACGCTGTTTTCCCTCCTTGCATTTGTCTTAATTATATTTTTCCTGGTCCGGCGAAATGCCATTTTATTGGAAGAAGAGAAGCAGCGTATCGAAGCTGAGGTATATAGGCTTGAGAAACTGAATCGACTCAGAGAAAAACAGGCTGCCGTAGGAGAGCTTGCAGCAGGAGTTGCCCATGAGATTCGCAATCCACTTAATGCCATAGGCATTGTAGCCCAGCGCCTGAAGCGAGAATTTTCTACAGGCAAGGACCAACAGGAATATGAATTGCTCACTGGTACCATGGTCTCAGAGATATCTCGCATCAATTCATCCCTCCAGGATTTCTTAGAATACACAAGACCTACGCCCCTGAGCTTTTCCACCCTCAATATGGGTGATTTTCTAGGGAGTATTCAGGAGTTGTATATATCCGAAGCCCTTGATAAAGAAATTGTATTGACCATTGATGTGCAGGAATTTGAATTTAATGCTGATGCGGAATATTTGAGACAGGCTATTTCGAATATAGTTAGAAACGCACTCGATGCGTGTGAAGGTAGCGCTACCGTACAGTTAAGAGGTTACAAAAAGGGAGATGCCGCTATTATTGTTGTCCAGGATACAGGGTCAGGCATTGCACAGAATCAAATTAGTCGAGTCTTTGATTTGTATTATACAACCAAGGACATGGGCACTGGAGTCGGCCTGGCTTTGACACACAAAATTATTGCAGACCATCATGGCACCATCGAAGTCACCAGTGAAATTGGAGCTGGAAGTACA
This window contains:
- a CDS encoding ATP-binding protein, with amino-acid sequence MGLYLVVLSLLLLSSYFEYKSRYRDVLQLIQDQAAMTAAVIAQSGSGQAYLTEELKQSYIDRAIDMLSILNQIDKEQQLSRSDLDKWVNDETIMDISTWDTEGKLEGGTRIASKKDQKAAVVEKAWIQSQLQPILSRQSEIIIIGVDQKQVSSALADSAEDQFLIAIPRDRGGAIACQLSMEAEQNFKYLTAMESALEELLHVKGLQYLKLALDDHEPYFVSKTGEIIDDTWDRQPLADILYTVSKGETKLLEVVRPIFFNTSLGEVRIGFKADTLMSLKSQILYQILIRSTLFSLLAFVLIIFFLVRRNAILLEEEKQRIEAEVYRLEKLNRLREKQAAVGELAAGVAHEIRNPLNAIGIVAQRLKREFSTGKDQQEYELLTGTMVSEISRINSSLQDFLEYTRPTPLSFSTLNMGDFLGSIQELYISEALDKEIVLTIDVQEFEFNADAEYLRQAISNIVRNALDACEGSATVQLRGYKKGDAAIIVVQDTGSGIAQNQISRVFDLYYTTKDMGTGVGLALTHKIIADHHGTIEVTSEIGAGSTFQIELPVKQ